In Flavobacterium gelatinilyticum, a genomic segment contains:
- a CDS encoding isoaspartyl peptidase/L-asparaginase family protein: MSNRRDFIKKAALGAAAVSSVGFSGFAKDREDEKGEALEIPSKKVKKPIVISTWNHGLPANQETWKQLQAGKSALEAIEAGMKIPEADPNVRSVGYGGYPDREGKVTLDACIMDHNSNCGSVCFLQGIKHPISVAKRVLENTPHVMLAGQGALQFALSEGFKEENLLTPESEKDWKKWLEDSKYKPVINIENHDTISMLMLDKDGNLSGGCTTSGAAWKMHGRVGDSPIIGAGLFLDNEVGAAAATGLGEAVIRTAGSAMVVELMRQGKSPYDACKEITERIYKKHKNHKDMEYLQVGFIALNKNGEHAGYSLRSGFNFAVSDEEKGHRMEDAKFKMSWDK; encoded by the coding sequence ATGTCAAATAGAAGAGATTTTATCAAAAAAGCAGCTTTAGGCGCAGCAGCCGTAAGTTCTGTTGGCTTTAGCGGATTTGCGAAAGACAGAGAAGATGAAAAAGGAGAAGCATTAGAAATTCCTTCAAAAAAAGTTAAAAAACCAATCGTAATTTCGACATGGAATCACGGCTTACCCGCGAATCAGGAAACCTGGAAACAATTACAAGCCGGAAAATCTGCTCTTGAAGCAATAGAAGCCGGTATGAAAATTCCTGAAGCAGATCCGAATGTCCGCAGTGTTGGTTATGGAGGATATCCGGATCGCGAAGGAAAAGTAACGCTTGACGCCTGTATTATGGATCATAACAGCAACTGCGGTTCTGTTTGTTTTCTTCAGGGAATCAAACACCCTATTTCGGTTGCTAAAAGAGTCCTTGAAAATACGCCTCACGTTATGTTAGCCGGGCAAGGCGCTTTGCAATTTGCCTTATCAGAAGGCTTTAAAGAAGAAAATTTACTAACTCCCGAGTCTGAAAAAGACTGGAAGAAATGGCTGGAAGATTCAAAATACAAACCGGTTATTAATATAGAAAATCACGATACCATAAGCATGCTAATGTTGGATAAAGACGGAAATCTTTCGGGAGGGTGTACCACTAGTGGTGCTGCCTGGAAGATGCATGGCCGCGTCGGTGACTCCCCAATAATCGGCGCGGGTCTTTTTCTTGATAACGAAGTAGGTGCTGCAGCGGCAACAGGATTGGGCGAAGCCGTAATCAGAACTGCCGGAAGTGCTATGGTAGTCGAATTAATGCGTCAGGGAAAATCGCCTTACGATGCCTGTAAGGAAATCACAGAACGTATTTACAAAAAACACAAAAACCACAAAGACATGGAATATCTTCAGGTTGGTTTTATTGCGTTGAACAAAAATGGTGAACACGCAGGTTACAGTCTGAGATCTGGTTTCAATTTCGCTGTTTCAGACGAAGAAAAAGGACACCGTATGGAAGATGCCAAATTTAAAATGTCGTGGGATAAATAG
- a CDS encoding GH92 family glycosyl hydrolase yields the protein MVLNTKYKFKTACILYMLFFSITIFAQEPADFVNPLIGTSNYGAAFPGPIAPRGMASISPFNVAGVKNTPMEKDSQWLSNPYVNENTFLTGFSQVNLSGVGCPELGVILLMPTTGAVEIDHLKYGSTYSNEVAKAAYYSVNIDKYKVKGEFTASKRVGISRFTFPKGQSNILLNLGLGLTNEEGAMIKVVSSTEIEGMRSVGSFCYNSPEDAYPVYFVAQFSKPADKFGVWKKPAKYNGVEAQWMGYNGKARMMDNTIKTVVGDSIGSYFTYKFDKQETVEVKIGISYVSIENARENLAKEVGNRSFDAIYKETYNEWNEELSKILVEGGSKDDNTIFYTALYHTLIHPNTLNDINGEYPVIKRSKIAKTKDTRYTVFSLWDTYRNVHQLMSLVYPKQQSDMVKSMLEMFDENGWLPKWELNSTETFTMVGDPASIVITDTYMRGIRDYDVNKAYYAMLKGADNIENNPLRPGLKDYIKKGYLTTDNKGPVSTTQEYNISDYAISLMANEFGDKDNVKRFKERSLSYRKLFDKNLNLLRPRIANGNWYEPFDPASGANFEENVGFIEGNAWQYNFMVPHDIKGLMKLMGGEKAFSAQLQKIFDINQFDMANEPDIANPFLFNYVKGDEYKAQEHVKRLVREHFKNEPKGLPGNDDTGTMSAWLVYSMMGIYPISPGDPVYTITAPMFHRITIKLDPRYYKKESIVIERQINNDGKINSIELNGKSLNSFFISHDDFVNGTKLKVIQN from the coding sequence ATGGTTTTAAATACTAAATATAAATTTAAGACAGCATGTATTTTATACATGCTGTTTTTTAGCATCACTATTTTTGCGCAGGAGCCTGCAGATTTTGTTAATCCGCTTATTGGAACTTCTAATTATGGTGCTGCTTTTCCGGGTCCAATTGCACCGCGCGGAATGGCTAGTATTAGTCCGTTTAATGTGGCCGGAGTAAAAAATACTCCTATGGAAAAAGACAGTCAATGGCTTTCTAATCCGTATGTGAATGAAAATACTTTTTTGACTGGATTTAGCCAAGTGAATTTAAGCGGAGTTGGCTGTCCGGAATTGGGCGTAATTTTATTGATGCCAACGACTGGAGCAGTAGAAATCGATCATTTAAAATACGGTTCTACTTATTCTAATGAAGTTGCAAAAGCGGCTTATTACAGTGTAAACATCGATAAGTACAAAGTAAAAGGCGAATTCACGGCTTCAAAACGAGTTGGGATCAGCAGATTCACTTTCCCGAAAGGGCAGTCTAATATTTTATTAAATCTTGGTTTAGGTTTAACAAATGAAGAAGGTGCAATGATAAAAGTAGTGTCATCGACAGAAATTGAAGGAATGCGTTCGGTTGGCTCGTTTTGTTACAACAGCCCGGAAGATGCTTACCCAGTTTATTTTGTGGCTCAATTTTCTAAACCTGCCGATAAATTCGGAGTTTGGAAAAAGCCTGCGAAATACAACGGTGTTGAAGCGCAATGGATGGGTTACAACGGAAAAGCAAGAATGATGGATAATACCATTAAGACTGTTGTAGGTGATAGTATTGGAAGTTATTTTACGTATAAATTCGACAAACAAGAAACGGTTGAAGTAAAGATCGGAATTTCGTACGTAAGTATCGAGAATGCCCGTGAAAACTTAGCAAAAGAAGTGGGTAACAGATCTTTTGACGCAATTTATAAAGAAACCTACAACGAATGGAACGAAGAATTATCTAAAATTTTGGTTGAAGGAGGTTCAAAAGATGACAATACGATTTTCTATACGGCTTTGTATCATACACTAATCCATCCGAACACTTTAAATGATATTAACGGAGAATATCCGGTAATCAAAAGAAGTAAAATTGCTAAAACCAAAGATACTCGTTATACCGTATTTTCATTGTGGGATACCTACAGAAATGTGCATCAGTTAATGTCATTGGTTTATCCAAAACAACAATCTGATATGGTAAAAAGTATGTTGGAGATGTTTGATGAAAACGGCTGGTTACCAAAATGGGAATTAAATTCGACTGAAACTTTTACCATGGTTGGAGATCCGGCAAGTATTGTTATTACAGATACTTACATGAGAGGAATTCGTGATTATGATGTTAATAAAGCGTACTATGCGATGTTGAAAGGCGCCGATAATATTGAAAATAATCCGCTTCGTCCGGGATTGAAAGATTATATCAAAAAAGGATATTTGACAACTGACAACAAAGGTCCCGTTTCTACGACTCAGGAATACAATATTTCAGATTATGCTATTTCGCTTATGGCCAACGAATTTGGAGACAAAGACAATGTAAAACGTTTTAAAGAACGTTCGTTATCCTACAGAAAATTATTTGATAAGAATCTAAATTTACTTCGCCCAAGAATTGCAAACGGAAATTGGTACGAACCTTTTGATCCTGCTTCCGGGGCTAATTTTGAAGAAAATGTTGGTTTTATCGAAGGAAATGCCTGGCAGTATAATTTTATGGTTCCGCATGATATTAAAGGATTAATGAAATTAATGGGCGGTGAAAAAGCTTTTTCAGCCCAATTGCAGAAAATCTTCGACATTAATCAATTTGATATGGCAAATGAACCAGACATCGCCAATCCGTTTTTGTTTAATTATGTGAAAGGTGATGAATATAAAGCACAAGAACATGTGAAAAGATTGGTTAGAGAACATTTCAAAAATGAACCAAAAGGATTACCAGGAAATGACGACACCGGAACAATGTCGGCTTGGTTAGTGTATTCGATGATGGGAATTTACCCAATTTCTCCGGGAGATCCGGTTTACACGATTACAGCACCAATGTTTCATAGAATTACGATCAAATTAGATCCAAGATATTATAAAAAAGAAAGCATTGTAATTGAAAGACAAATCAATAATGATGGAAAAATCAATTCGATTGAGCTAAACGGAAAATCACTTAACAGCTTTTTTATTTCGCACGATGATTTTGTGAATGGAACAAAGCTTAAAGTGATTCAAAACTAA
- a CDS encoding glycoside hydrolase family 20 protein, translated as MRIIKSYLIIGFLALVTSSYAQKVFTEKDIRIIPKPTQTFIKTGVFEFTKNTKFVVNGDFQKEAANALASKFEIAAGWKPEITAKAPASNFVQFKVDPNLKNEAYILDVNPTNIVISAKSNTGFMYGLESIRQLLPEAIESTYTVSSAKWQIPSLTINDEPRFKWRGLMLDLSRHFFDKNYILATIDRLAMHKMNVLHLHLVDDQGWRIEIKKYPKLTEVGAWRVDQENLSWNARLPVTADQKGTYGGFFTQEELKEIVKYAASKNIEVIPEIEMPAHVSSAIASYPELACFDQRIGVPSGGLWPITDIYCAGKETTFEFLQNVLDEVMTIFPSKYIHIGGDEATKTNWAKCPHCQKRIKDNNLKSVEELQSYFVKRMEKYINSKGKKVIGWDEILEGGLAPDATVMSWRGTKGGIEAADQGHDVIMTPESPCYFNFYQGPQNEEPLAFDAYNPLNEVYKFDPVVPTMSPQEAAHILGGQANLWAEHLALPKDSEYMIFPRLAALSETLWSPKEKRNWDDFTTRLFSLLKRYDYLGINYAKSAYLVTASSTADLANKKIKVELKNEFPNPDIRYVLGDKNIDHHAVKYTSPIEFTETTILKASLFQDDKPVGKTFTDTIIFHKAVASKVKYLTPFNQSYKGDANTMVNTIRGSKNFHDGQWQAWLVNDMELVIDFQKQESVEQVLVGTLESQGAGVNFPVEVKVLVSNDGIKYKQVGKITRPYAVNPLPELKDFKISFQKQNARFVKVIAGNLKKSPKGESSWLFVDEIVVN; from the coding sequence ATGAGAATTATAAAATCTTATTTGATAATTGGTTTTCTTGCTCTTGTAACTTCTTCGTATGCTCAGAAAGTGTTTACGGAAAAAGACATTCGCATCATCCCAAAACCAACTCAGACTTTTATAAAAACAGGTGTTTTTGAATTTACAAAAAATACAAAATTTGTAGTTAACGGCGATTTTCAGAAAGAAGCGGCAAATGCTCTGGCTTCTAAATTTGAAATTGCAGCCGGATGGAAACCGGAAATTACAGCAAAAGCTCCTGCAAGTAATTTTGTTCAGTTTAAAGTAGATCCGAATCTAAAAAATGAAGCATATATTCTGGATGTAAATCCAACAAATATTGTTATTTCGGCAAAAAGCAATACCGGATTTATGTATGGTTTGGAAAGTATTAGACAATTACTTCCCGAAGCCATCGAAAGTACGTATACTGTTTCATCTGCAAAATGGCAGATTCCAAGTTTAACGATTAACGATGAACCGCGTTTTAAATGGAGAGGTTTAATGCTCGATTTATCGCGTCATTTCTTCGATAAAAATTATATTCTGGCCACAATTGATCGTTTGGCGATGCACAAAATGAATGTTTTGCACCTGCATTTAGTAGACGATCAGGGCTGGAGAATCGAAATTAAAAAATACCCAAAACTAACAGAAGTAGGTGCCTGGAGAGTCGATCAGGAAAACTTATCCTGGAACGCCAGGCTTCCTGTAACGGCAGATCAAAAAGGAACGTACGGAGGCTTTTTTACTCAGGAAGAATTAAAAGAAATCGTAAAATATGCCGCATCAAAAAACATCGAAGTAATTCCGGAAATCGAAATGCCGGCACACGTAAGCAGTGCTATTGCATCGTATCCTGAACTGGCTTGTTTTGATCAGCGTATTGGAGTGCCATCAGGAGGATTATGGCCTATTACTGATATCTATTGTGCAGGAAAGGAAACTACGTTTGAGTTTCTGCAGAATGTGTTAGACGAGGTAATGACCATATTTCCTTCCAAATACATTCACATTGGAGGTGATGAAGCTACGAAAACCAATTGGGCAAAATGTCCGCACTGCCAGAAAAGAATCAAAGACAATAACCTTAAAAGCGTAGAAGAATTACAAAGCTACTTTGTAAAACGCATGGAAAAGTACATTAACTCAAAAGGTAAAAAAGTTATTGGCTGGGATGAAATTTTAGAAGGCGGTCTTGCTCCGGATGCAACAGTAATGAGCTGGAGAGGAACGAAAGGCGGAATCGAAGCAGCAGATCAGGGACATGACGTTATTATGACTCCGGAATCTCCTTGTTATTTCAACTTTTATCAGGGTCCGCAAAACGAGGAACCATTGGCTTTTGATGCTTATAATCCGTTAAACGAAGTGTATAAATTTGATCCTGTGGTTCCAACTATGTCGCCTCAGGAAGCAGCGCACATATTAGGAGGACAAGCCAATTTATGGGCAGAACATTTAGCCTTGCCAAAAGATTCTGAATATATGATTTTTCCAAGACTGGCCGCTTTATCAGAAACGTTATGGAGCCCGAAAGAAAAACGTAACTGGGATGATTTTACAACAAGATTGTTTTCATTACTAAAACGTTACGATTATTTAGGAATCAATTATGCAAAAAGTGCGTATTTGGTAACCGCTTCTTCAACTGCTGATTTAGCAAATAAGAAAATCAAAGTTGAGCTGAAAAACGAGTTTCCAAATCCGGATATCCGTTACGTTTTAGGAGATAAAAACATTGATCATCACGCTGTAAAATATACAAGTCCAATTGAGTTTACAGAAACGACAATCTTAAAAGCATCTTTGTTTCAGGATGATAAACCGGTTGGAAAAACCTTTACCGATACCATTATTTTCCATAAAGCAGTTGCCAGTAAAGTAAAATATTTAACTCCTTTTAATCAGAGTTATAAAGGTGATGCCAATACAATGGTAAACACAATTAGAGGAAGTAAAAATTTCCATGACGGACAGTGGCAGGCATGGCTTGTAAACGATATGGAACTGGTAATTGATTTTCAAAAACAGGAAAGCGTAGAACAAGTTTTAGTAGGAACTTTAGAAAGTCAGGGAGCAGGAGTTAATTTTCCGGTTGAAGTAAAAGTATTGGTTTCTAATGACGGAATAAAATACAAACAGGTTGGAAAAATTACACGTCCGTATGCTGTAAATCCCCTTCCGGAATTGAAAGATTTTAAAATCAGTTTTCAAAAACAAAATGCACGATTTGTAAAAGTAATTGCAGGCAACTTAAAGAAAAGCCCTAAAGGAGAAAGTTCATGGCTGTTTGTGGATGAGATTGTCGTGAACTAA
- a CDS encoding alpha-L-fucosidase — protein sequence MKKGIFIIAMLFSVQMFSQAIYEDERYVPETDPLVLKNLDEWQGKKFGLLMHWGTYSQWGIVESWSICPEDYGWCERKKGSNPANYNQYIADYEGLRKTFNPVKFDPAKWAKAAKYAGMKYMVFTTKHHDGFNMYDTKYSDYKITNKDVPFSTNPKADVLKEIFNSFRGEGISTGAYFSKPDWHNENYWDPYFPPFDRNVNYDPALYPEKWQKYVDFTHNQILEILTNYGKVDILWLDGGWVRKRDQQNLKENYDEKFTENESKNGFIKHRVVDQDPKMDELVVKARQKQPGLIVVDRAVHGKNQNYLTPEGRVPAKTLPYPWESCIPAGGGWSYSPGAEYMTGRQGIHMLVDIVAKGGNLLLNVAPSPEGEWDKGAYDLLQAYGDWMKVNSTAIYNTKPIEPYKEENICFTQNKAGNVFAFYLAKEGEDKIPAEVIVKSISPKKGTKITMLGSKTSLKWTKEGNGFKVIIPESLRNNLPAKEAWTLKIEAINR from the coding sequence ATGAAAAAAGGAATATTCATAATCGCGATGTTATTTTCGGTTCAGATGTTTTCGCAGGCCATTTATGAAGATGAGCGCTATGTACCAGAGACAGATCCGTTAGTGTTGAAAAACTTAGACGAGTGGCAGGGCAAAAAATTTGGTTTGTTAATGCACTGGGGAACGTACAGCCAATGGGGAATTGTAGAATCTTGGTCAATCTGTCCAGAAGATTACGGTTGGTGTGAGCGTAAAAAAGGAAGTAATCCTGCTAATTACAATCAATATATTGCCGATTATGAAGGATTGAGAAAAACATTTAATCCTGTGAAATTCGATCCTGCTAAATGGGCAAAAGCTGCTAAATATGCCGGAATGAAATACATGGTTTTTACAACAAAACACCATGACGGATTTAATATGTATGATACTAAATATTCTGATTATAAAATAACGAACAAAGACGTTCCTTTTAGTACAAATCCAAAAGCAGACGTTTTAAAAGAAATTTTCAACTCTTTTAGAGGTGAAGGTATTTCAACCGGAGCTTATTTCTCTAAACCAGACTGGCATAACGAAAATTACTGGGATCCGTATTTTCCTCCATTCGACAGAAACGTAAACTACGATCCTGCTTTATATCCTGAAAAATGGCAGAAATATGTTGATTTTACTCACAACCAAATCTTAGAAATCTTAACGAACTACGGAAAAGTAGACATCTTATGGTTAGATGGAGGATGGGTTAGAAAAAGAGATCAGCAAAATCTAAAAGAAAACTACGATGAGAAGTTTACAGAAAACGAATCTAAAAACGGTTTCATTAAACACAGAGTGGTAGATCAGGATCCGAAAATGGATGAATTGGTTGTAAAAGCACGTCAAAAACAACCAGGATTAATTGTAGTAGACAGAGCAGTTCATGGTAAAAACCAAAACTACTTAACGCCGGAAGGACGCGTTCCTGCTAAAACTTTGCCTTACCCATGGGAATCTTGTATTCCAGCCGGAGGAGGATGGTCTTATTCTCCGGGAGCTGAGTACATGACTGGAAGACAAGGAATTCACATGTTAGTTGATATTGTGGCAAAAGGCGGAAACTTGTTATTAAACGTGGCTCCAAGCCCTGAAGGAGAATGGGATAAAGGCGCTTACGATTTATTACAAGCATACGGAGACTGGATGAAAGTAAACAGTACAGCGATTTACAACACAAAACCAATCGAGCCTTATAAAGAAGAAAACATTTGTTTTACACAAAATAAAGCAGGAAATGTATTCGCATTTTATTTAGCTAAAGAAGGAGAAGATAAAATTCCTGCAGAAGTTATAGTAAAATCTATCAGCCCTAAAAAAGGAACAAAAATTACGATGTTAGGTTCTAAAACTTCTTTAAAATGGACAAAAGAAGGAAATGGATTTAAAGTAATTATTCCAGAAAGTTTAAGAAACAACCTTCCTGCAAAAGAAGCGTGGACTTTAAAAATTGAAGCGATCAACAGATAA
- a CDS encoding glycoside hydrolase family 2 TIM barrel-domain containing protein — MKKTISILSLLIASIVSVNAQEKVPFWQNEKINEENREPMHAAYYVFENETAAVKNNWRESKNYLDINGAWKFKYVEKPADLPKEFEKSTFNDKSWDNFKIPASWDVNGYGYPIYVNTSYDFDYLMAPNPPFVPTNYNPTGVYRREVTIDKSWEGKDIFLHIGTAKSNLTVWVNGVYVGYGEDGKLPSEFNLNKYVKTGKNLIVLQVMKWNDGSYLECQDMWRMSGITRDSYLVARNKAHLKDFEIIPDLDAKYVDGTLKISTEFSDINKKEAYTFEVQLKDNGKVIETKKANLGDAKKLTFDFAINNPKKWSAEIPNLYQVSFILKDKKGSIVEVINHNVGFRKVEIKGGQLLVNGKAIYIKGVNRHEVDPITGQTISRERMEQDIKLMKEFNINAVRMSHYPNDEYFYELCDKYGIYVVDEANIESHGMGYDITKTLGNKPDWELAHIQRMQRMIERDKNHTSIIIWSMGNEAGNGYNFYRGYLWIKNRDKSRPIQYERATAGAWDGKDLKFEWDSDIIDPMYSSPNKMEEYILANPNPSRPYIQCEYAHAMGNSMGNFKDYWDVIRKYPNFQGGFIWDMIDQSVYKKLDNGTTILAYGGDFGPKDVKSDNNFVNNGVFTVDRKPNPHAFEVKNVHQNILTSWENAATATIKVYNEFSFKDLSNVTLHWKLVLDGVTEATGVIDYLAVDPNQSKTYTLPVKLGDKPFQEAFINVTYHLKEEEPFLPKGFEIASDQLAYKGEWKNDITVKGAGKITVEKKANATVFKSDKAEITFDKKTGFINSYSFNNLPIIKEGYQLRPNFWRAPNDNDFGANFQKNLAAWKEATENPTLVNWTFVPAKDNKITVKATYSLPQVNSTLELNYEFNSNGELAVKEVLNIDKTKEQPMLPRFGMEVIVPKEFSNLTYYGRGPHENYIDRNYSSQVGLYNQTVAEQYYPYIRPQETGNKTDVRFLELVSDKLKLTVTSDNLLAITALHYLNEDLDDGLEKDQRHAAELKERDLTSLKIDSKQMGVGGIDSWQAWPMEKYLLRDKDYYYKFKITPSLK; from the coding sequence ATGAAAAAAACAATATCCATATTATCCCTGCTGATCGCCTCGATAGTATCTGTTAATGCTCAGGAAAAAGTTCCGTTCTGGCAGAATGAAAAAATCAATGAAGAGAATAGAGAGCCTATGCACGCTGCCTATTATGTTTTTGAAAATGAAACTGCTGCTGTTAAAAACAACTGGAGAGAATCTAAAAACTATTTAGATATCAACGGAGCATGGAAATTCAAATACGTTGAAAAACCGGCTGATCTTCCAAAAGAATTTGAAAAAAGCACTTTTAACGATAAATCATGGGATAACTTCAAAATCCCGGCAAGCTGGGACGTAAACGGATATGGATATCCAATTTATGTAAACACTTCGTATGATTTTGATTATTTAATGGCTCCAAATCCGCCGTTTGTACCCACAAATTACAACCCGACAGGAGTTTACAGAAGAGAAGTAACGATCGATAAATCCTGGGAAGGAAAAGACATTTTTCTTCACATTGGTACAGCAAAATCAAACTTAACGGTTTGGGTAAACGGTGTTTATGTAGGATATGGAGAAGACGGAAAACTGCCTTCTGAATTCAATCTGAACAAATACGTAAAAACAGGAAAAAACCTTATCGTTTTGCAGGTAATGAAATGGAACGACGGTTCGTACCTGGAATGTCAGGATATGTGGAGAATGAGTGGTATTACCAGGGATTCTTACCTGGTTGCCAGAAACAAAGCGCATTTAAAAGACTTCGAAATCATACCGGATTTAGATGCAAAATATGTAGACGGAACATTGAAAATTTCAACTGAATTTTCGGATATAAATAAAAAAGAGGCTTATACATTTGAAGTACAGTTAAAAGACAACGGAAAAGTTATCGAAACTAAAAAAGCAAATTTAGGCGATGCTAAAAAATTAACTTTTGATTTCGCAATAAACAATCCGAAGAAATGGAGTGCCGAAATCCCGAATTTATATCAGGTAAGTTTTATTTTAAAAGATAAAAAAGGAAGTATTGTTGAAGTAATCAATCACAACGTTGGTTTCAGGAAAGTTGAAATTAAGGGCGGACAGCTTTTAGTAAACGGAAAAGCGATTTACATAAAAGGTGTAAACCGCCACGAAGTGGATCCAATTACAGGACAAACGATTTCCAGAGAAAGAATGGAGCAGGATATTAAACTAATGAAAGAGTTTAATATCAATGCGGTAAGAATGTCGCATTATCCAAACGACGAATATTTCTATGAATTATGTGATAAATACGGAATTTATGTTGTGGACGAAGCCAATATCGAATCGCACGGAATGGGGTACGATATTACCAAAACCCTTGGTAATAAACCAGACTGGGAACTGGCGCACATTCAGCGTATGCAGCGTATGATCGAAAGAGATAAAAACCACACATCTATTATCATCTGGAGTATGGGTAACGAAGCCGGAAACGGTTATAATTTCTACAGAGGTTATTTATGGATTAAAAACCGTGATAAATCAAGACCAATTCAGTACGAAAGAGCAACTGCAGGAGCCTGGGACGGGAAAGATTTAAAATTCGAATGGGATTCTGACATCATCGATCCAATGTACAGTTCACCAAATAAAATGGAAGAATACATTCTGGCAAATCCAAATCCTTCGAGACCTTACATTCAGTGTGAATATGCACACGCAATGGGGAACTCAATGGGGAATTTCAAAGATTATTGGGATGTTATTCGTAAATATCCAAACTTTCAGGGAGGATTTATTTGGGATATGATCGATCAATCAGTCTATAAGAAATTAGACAATGGAACTACAATTTTAGCGTATGGAGGAGATTTTGGACCAAAAGACGTAAAAAGTGATAACAACTTTGTAAACAACGGTGTTTTCACGGTTGACAGAAAACCAAATCCGCATGCATTTGAAGTAAAAAATGTACATCAGAATATTTTGACTTCATGGGAAAATGCAGCAACAGCAACGATTAAAGTTTACAACGAATTTTCGTTTAAAGATTTAAGCAACGTAACCCTTCACTGGAAATTAGTTCTGGACGGCGTTACAGAAGCAACAGGCGTTATCGATTATTTGGCAGTGGATCCAAATCAGTCAAAAACCTATACACTTCCGGTTAAACTGGGAGACAAACCATTTCAGGAAGCTTTTATCAATGTAACCTATCATCTAAAAGAAGAAGAACCGTTTTTACCAAAAGGTTTCGAAATCGCATCAGATCAATTGGCTTATAAAGGCGAATGGAAAAATGATATTACGGTAAAAGGTGCAGGAAAAATTACAGTTGAGAAAAAAGCAAATGCGACTGTTTTCAAAAGCGATAAAGCCGAAATTACTTTCGATAAAAAAACAGGATTCATTAACAGCTATTCATTCAATAATTTACCAATTATAAAAGAAGGATATCAGTTACGTCCTAACTTCTGGAGAGCACCAAACGACAATGATTTTGGAGCAAACTTTCAGAAAAATTTAGCTGCCTGGAAAGAAGCAACAGAAAACCCAACATTGGTAAACTGGACTTTTGTTCCGGCAAAAGACAATAAAATTACAGTTAAAGCAACGTATAGTCTGCCTCAGGTAAATTCGACTTTAGAGCTGAATTACGAATTTAACAGCAATGGAGAATTAGCCGTAAAAGAAGTTTTAAATATTGATAAAACGAAAGAACAGCCAATGCTGCCAAGATTTGGAATGGAAGTAATTGTTCCGAAAGAATTCAGTAATTTAACCTATTACGGAAGAGGCCCGCACGAAAATTATATCGACAGAAATTACAGTTCACAAGTAGGATTGTATAATCAAACGGTTGCCGAACAATATTATCCGTACATCCGTCCGCAGGAAACCGGAAATAAAACCGATGTTCGTTTCCTGGAATTAGTAAGCGATAAATTGAAATTAACCGTAACATCAGATAATTTATTAGCCATTACCGCTTTACATTATTTAAACGAAGATTTAGATGATGGTTTAGAAAAAGATCAGCGACACGCTGCCGAATTGAAAGAGAGAGATTTAACAAGTTTAAAAATCGATTCGAAACAAATGGGAGTAGGAGGAATTGACAGCTGGCAGGCATGGCCAATGGAAAAATACCTTTTAAGAGATAAAGATTATTACTATAAATTTAAAATAACACCATCATTAAAATAA